The Pseudomonadota bacterium nucleotide sequence GGGTTCGATTCCTTCCACTCCTGCCAGTGCGGTGGACAGCTGGGTTAATGTTATTTTGATAAAGTTGAGTTCTAGCTAAAATAAATTGATAAGGATTTGGAAAACAGAAAATGGCGAAGACGTCACCGGCACAGTTTATACGTGAGGTTCGTCAGGAGGCGAATAAAGTCACTTGGCCAACAAAGAAAGAAACCGGCGTTACCACCGTGATGGTCTTCGTCATGGTATTCATTGCTGCCATATTTTTTCTTTTGACGGATCAAGTGATCGCTTGGTTGGTTAAGCTTGTCCTAGGGTTGGGAGGTTAACGATGGCCCATCGTTGGTATGTAGTGCACGTCTACTCCGGTTTCGAAAACAAAGTTGCTCAATCCATTGAAGAACAGGCTGCATTTAAAGGACTGAGTGCCGCGTTTGAACAAGTTTTGGTTCCAACGGAGGAAGTTGTTGAAATGCGTCGAGGCAGCAAAGTTAATTCTGAGAGAAAGTTTTTCCCAGGCTATGTTTTGGTAAAAATGGACCTTACTGATGAATCTTGGCATCTCGTTAAAGATACTGCTAAAGTCTCGGGTTTTTTGGGGGCGCAAGGCAAGCCTAGTCCGATAAGTGCTTCAGAGGCTGAGCGGCTGTTGCACCAAATTAAAGAGGGAGTTGAACGCCCGAAACCGTCTGTTACCTTCGAAATTGGCGAGCAAGTACGTGTATGTGATGGGCCATTCGCCTCTTTTAACGGTGACGTGGAGCAGGTTGATGAGGAAAGAGCGCGCCTCAAGGTTTCTGTTTCAATATTTGGTCGGTCAACGCCGGTGGATTTAGAATATGGTCAGGTTGAGAAGTTGTAACAACAATAAGCTGTAATAATAAAAAATAAGCTGCTAATAAACCGCTGGGCAACCAGTATCTGTGGAAGGCCAAAGTAAAAGTCCAGACTAGGCCGTACCACGAACCCAGGGAAGGGATATAAAATGGCGAAAAAAATTGATGGATACATCAAACTTGAAATACCAGCGGGGCAGGCAAACCCGTCCCCGCCCGTGGGGCCAGCCTTAGGGCAGCGTGGACTTAATATCATGGAATTTTGCAAGGCTTTCAACGCGGCTACGCAGCAGCTTGAGCAGGGTATGCCGGTTCCGGTTACGATAACATGTTTCTCAGATCGCAGTTTTAGTTTTGAGACTCGAACAGCTCCTGCTAGCTATTTTCTTAAGAAGGCTGCTGCTTTGAGCAAAGGAGCCAGCGAGCCCGGTCGTAATGATCCAGTGGGTAATGTAACGAAAAAACAAGTTCGTGAGATTGCAGAGGCAAAAATGGGTGACTTGAATGCGAATGATATTGAGGCCGCAATGTTGATTATTGAGGGCTCTGCTCGCTCCATGGGAATAGAGGTGGTTGGTTAATTATGGCAAAAAATAGTAAGCGCTTGAAAAAGGCCGTCGAGGGCATTGACCGCGATGCGTCCTATGCTGTTGAAGAGGCTGTCAAGTTAATCAAGGGTCGTGCATCTGCAAAATTTGACGAGACGATTGAAATAGCAATGAATTTGAACGTTGACTCACGGCATGCAGATCAACAGGTACGTGGTGTGGTTCAGCTACCAAATGGTACAGGAAAAGCCCTTCGTATCGCTGTTTTTGCCAAAGATTCGAAAGCGGAGGAGGCTAAAGATGCTGGCGCTGACTTGGTCGGGGGGGATGAACTCGCTG carries:
- the nusG gene encoding transcription termination/antitermination protein NusG, with the translated sequence MAHRWYVVHVYSGFENKVAQSIEEQAAFKGLSAAFEQVLVPTEEVVEMRRGSKVNSERKFFPGYVLVKMDLTDESWHLVKDTAKVSGFLGAQGKPSPISASEAERLLHQIKEGVERPKPSVTFEIGEQVRVCDGPFASFNGDVEQVDEERARLKVSVSIFGRSTPVDLEYGQVEKL
- the secE gene encoding preprotein translocase subunit SecE, producing the protein MAKTSPAQFIREVRQEANKVTWPTKKETGVTTVMVFVMVFIAAIFFLLTDQVIAWLVKLVLGLGG
- the rplK gene encoding 50S ribosomal protein L11; translation: MAKKIDGYIKLEIPAGQANPSPPVGPALGQRGLNIMEFCKAFNAATQQLEQGMPVPVTITCFSDRSFSFETRTAPASYFLKKAAALSKGASEPGRNDPVGNVTKKQVREIAEAKMGDLNANDIEAAMLIIEGSARSMGIEVVG